The following coding sequences lie in one Klebsiella huaxiensis genomic window:
- a CDS encoding LptM family lipoprotein, translating into MKKVIRWAAAIAVIGALAGCARTAPIEQIQTTVSAGHTEAQVKKAIIKAGAQREWIMSDAGPGVIKARQQSRDHVAEIKITYSATSYSINYDSSLNLMASGGKIHRNYNRWVHNLDKDIQINLAADSSL; encoded by the coding sequence ATGAAAAAGGTTATTCGCTGGGCTGCCGCGATTGCGGTTATTGGTGCTCTGGCTGGCTGCGCACGCACGGCGCCTATTGAGCAAATCCAAACCACGGTAAGCGCAGGTCATACCGAAGCCCAGGTCAAAAAAGCAATTATCAAAGCTGGCGCGCAACGCGAATGGATTATGTCAGACGCAGGTCCTGGGGTCATCAAAGCCCGTCAGCAATCACGTGACCATGTTGCCGAAATAAAAATCACCTACTCTGCCACCAGCTATTCCATTAACTACGATAGCAGCCTCAACCTGATGGCTTCCGGTGGAAAAATTCATAGAAACTATAACCGCTGGGTGCACAACCTCGATAAAGACATTCAGATTAACCTGGCCGCGGATTCATCTCTGTAA
- a CDS encoding DcrB family lipoprotein, with amino-acid sequence MRNLVKYVGIGLLVMGLAACDNSDTKTPTAGAAAESNASGQPISLLDGKLSFSLPAGMTDQSGKLGTQANNMHVYSDATGQKAVIVIVGDSTNEDLAVMAQRLEEQQRSRDPQLQVVTNKSVEIKGHTLQQLDSIISAKGQTAWSSVLLGKVDDKLLTLQVTLPADNQQQAQTEAENIINTLVIQ; translated from the coding sequence ATGCGCAATTTGGTTAAATATGTCGGTATTGGCCTGCTGGTTATGGGGCTTGCGGCCTGTGATAACAGCGACACAAAAACGCCGACTGCCGGGGCTGCTGCGGAAAGTAACGCCAGCGGGCAACCTATTAGTCTGCTGGATGGCAAACTGAGCTTCTCTCTACCGGCAGGTATGACCGACCAGAGCGGCAAGCTGGGCACTCAGGCCAACAATATGCACGTCTACTCTGATGCCACCGGCCAGAAAGCGGTGATTGTGATTGTTGGCGACAGCACCAATGAAGACCTGGCCGTGATGGCGCAACGTCTGGAAGAGCAGCAGCGCAGTCGCGATCCGCAGCTGCAGGTCGTGACCAATAAATCCGTTGAGATTAAAGGCCACACTCTGCAGCAGCTGGACAGCATTATCTCTGCTAAGGGTCAGACCGCATGGTCTTCCGTACTCCTCGGCAAGGTTGACGACAAACTGCTGACCCTGCAGGTTACGCTACCGGCGGATAACCAGCAGCAGGCGCAGACCGAAGCGGAAAACATCATCAACACCCTCGTCATTCAGTAA
- a CDS encoding AI-2E family transporter has protein sequence MTTPQPDKTGMHILLKLASLVVILAGIHAAADIIVQLLLALFFAIVLNPLVSWFIRRGVRRPVAITIVVLVMLIVLTALIGVLAASVNEFVAMLPKYNKELTAKVLRLQEALPFLHIHMSPERMLQRMDSDKLMTFTTALMTGLSGAMASVILLVMSVVFMLFEVRHVPYKLRFALNNPQIHIAGLHRALKGVSHYLALKTLLSLWTGVIVWLGLLLMGVQFALMWGVLAFLLNYVPNIGSVISAVPPMIQALLFNGFYECLLVGALFLVVHMIIGNILEPRMMGHRLGMSTLVVFLSLLIWGWLLGPVGMLLSVPLTSVCKIWMETTKGGSKLALLLGPGRPKSRLPG, from the coding sequence ATGACAACCCCTCAGCCCGATAAAACGGGCATGCATATCCTGCTCAAGCTGGCATCGCTGGTGGTTATCCTCGCCGGGATTCATGCCGCAGCGGATATCATCGTACAGCTATTACTGGCGCTGTTCTTCGCTATCGTCCTTAATCCTCTGGTGAGCTGGTTTATTCGCCGCGGCGTCCGTCGCCCGGTGGCGATTACGATTGTGGTGTTAGTGATGCTGATTGTTCTCACCGCGTTAATTGGCGTGCTGGCCGCATCAGTTAACGAATTCGTCGCGATGCTGCCGAAGTACAATAAAGAGCTGACGGCGAAAGTCCTGCGGCTGCAGGAGGCGCTGCCATTTTTACATATTCATATGTCCCCGGAACGTATGCTGCAGCGCATGGATTCTGACAAGCTGATGACGTTCACTACCGCCCTGATGACCGGGCTTTCAGGCGCTATGGCCAGCGTCATTTTGCTGGTCATGTCCGTGGTCTTTATGCTTTTTGAAGTCCGCCATGTGCCTTATAAACTCCGCTTCGCCCTCAATAACCCGCAGATCCATATCGCCGGGCTGCACCGGGCGTTAAAAGGCGTTTCGCACTATCTGGCGCTGAAAACGCTCCTCAGCCTTTGGACCGGAGTCATTGTCTGGTTAGGCTTATTGCTGATGGGGGTTCAGTTCGCACTGATGTGGGGAGTGCTGGCTTTTCTGCTTAACTATGTACCTAATATTGGCTCGGTGATTTCCGCCGTTCCGCCAATGATTCAGGCGCTGCTGTTTAACGGTTTTTATGAATGCCTGCTGGTTGGCGCACTCTTTTTAGTTGTTCATATGATCATCGGCAATATTCTGGAACCGCGCATGATGGGGCACCGTCTTGGGATGTCTACGCTGGTGGTTTTCCTCTCATTACTAATTTGGGGATGGCTGCTTGGCCCGGTGGGTATGCTACTTTCGGTGCCGTTAACCAGCGTATGCAAAATATGGATGGAAACCACTAAAGGCGGCAGCAAATTAGCCCTCTTGCTCGGGCCAGGACGACCCAAAAGCAGGCTGCCAGGCTAG
- a CDS encoding 7-cyano-7-deazaguanine/7-aminomethyl-7-deazaguanine transporter, producing MSPFTTVQRKKALIWLSLFHLLVITSSNYLVQLPISIFGFHTTWGAFSFPFIFLATDLTVRIFGAPLARRIILAVMIPALVISYGVSALFYMGEWQGFAALTSFNLFVARIAAASFMAYALGQILDVHVFNRLRQNRRWWLAPTASTLFGNVSDTLAFFFIAFWRSPDPFMAAHWGEIAIVDYCFKVLISIVFFLPMYGMLLNMLLKKLADKSDLSALQPG from the coding sequence ATGAGTCCGTTTACTACCGTACAGCGTAAAAAAGCGCTGATCTGGCTATCGCTTTTCCATCTGCTGGTCATCACTTCCAGTAACTATCTGGTGCAGCTACCGATCTCCATCTTTGGTTTTCATACCACCTGGGGCGCGTTCAGCTTTCCGTTTATTTTCCTTGCCACCGATCTTACGGTGCGGATTTTCGGCGCTCCGCTGGCGCGACGCATTATCCTCGCGGTCATGATCCCGGCGCTGGTGATCTCCTATGGCGTTTCTGCGCTGTTCTATATGGGTGAATGGCAGGGTTTTGCCGCCTTAACCAGCTTTAACCTGTTTGTCGCTCGCATCGCCGCCGCCAGCTTTATGGCCTACGCGCTGGGGCAAATCCTCGACGTCCACGTCTTTAACCGCCTGCGTCAAAACCGTCGCTGGTGGCTGGCGCCAACGGCATCGACCCTCTTTGGTAACGTCAGCGATACCCTGGCCTTCTTCTTTATCGCCTTCTGGCGCAGCCCGGACCCGTTTATGGCGGCGCACTGGGGAGAAATCGCCATCGTCGATTACTGTTTCAAAGTACTGATTAGCATCGTTTTCTTCCTGCCAATGTACGGCATGTTATTGAATATGCTGCTGAAAAAGCTGGCAGATAAATCCGATTTATCGGCATTGCAGCCAGGTTAA
- the zntA gene encoding Zn(II)/Cd(II)/Pb(II) translocating P-type ATPase ZntA, with the protein MSAPESQDKKVPHFSSLKFTPAEQPSESCCSDHACSTETAAENEALNHARYSWLVEGMDCAACARKVETAVRQVPGVSQVQVLFATEKLLVNADGDVRPQVESAVRAAGYKLRDESAPQQEEQTSWLRENLPLITLVVMMALSWGLEQFNHPFGEMAFVATTLVGLWPVARQALRLIKSGSWFAIETLMSVAAIGALFIGATAEAAMVLLLFLIGERLEGWAASRARQGVSALMALKPDTAIRVRDGVRETVAQRDLRPGDIIEVAAGGRLPADGQLLSPFASFDESALTGESVPVERNVGERVAAGATSVDRLVQLTVISEPGDSAIDRILKLIEEAEERRAPIERFIDRFSRIYTPAIMVVALLVAIVPPLLFAGAWLPWIYKGLTLLLIGCPCALVISTPAAITSGLAVAARRGALIKGGAALEQLGRVRQVAFDKTGTLTIGQPRVTAVIATADIAENDLLALAASVEQGSSHPLAQAVVREAEQRQLVIPAAHAQRALAGSGIEAQVNGRQVLICAASKNSNPQYEERIQQLESAGQTVVLVMRDEVLLGILALRDTLRDDARQAVDELHQLGIQGIILTGDNPRAAAAIASQLGLEFRAGLLPADKVQAVMALNAQAPLAMVGDGINDAPAMKAATIGIAMGSGTDVALETADAALTHNRLTGLAQMISLARATHANIRQNIAIALGLKGIFLVTTLLGLTGLWLAVLADTGATVLVTANALRLLRKK; encoded by the coding sequence ATGTCGGCTCCAGAATCGCAGGATAAAAAAGTCCCACACTTCTCATCATTAAAATTTACCCCAGCCGAACAGCCGTCGGAAAGCTGCTGCTCGGACCACGCCTGCAGCACCGAAACCGCCGCTGAAAACGAAGCGTTGAATCACGCACGCTATAGCTGGCTGGTCGAAGGTATGGATTGCGCAGCCTGCGCTCGCAAGGTCGAAACCGCCGTTCGCCAGGTGCCGGGTGTCAGCCAGGTTCAGGTGCTGTTTGCCACCGAAAAACTGCTGGTTAACGCTGATGGCGATGTCCGCCCGCAGGTCGAAAGCGCCGTTCGCGCCGCAGGATACAAACTGCGTGATGAAAGCGCTCCGCAGCAAGAGGAACAGACTTCGTGGCTGCGCGAAAATCTGCCGCTTATCACTCTGGTGGTGATGATGGCGCTAAGCTGGGGACTCGAGCAGTTCAACCATCCCTTTGGCGAAATGGCATTCGTAGCCACCACTCTTGTTGGCCTGTGGCCCGTCGCCCGTCAAGCCCTTCGCCTGATCAAAAGCGGAAGCTGGTTCGCCATTGAAACCCTGATGAGCGTCGCGGCCATCGGCGCGCTGTTTATCGGTGCGACCGCCGAAGCGGCAATGGTGCTGCTGCTGTTCTTGATTGGCGAACGTCTTGAAGGCTGGGCCGCCAGTCGCGCGCGTCAGGGGGTTAGCGCATTGATGGCGCTGAAACCCGACACGGCAATCCGCGTTCGCGATGGCGTCCGTGAAACCGTCGCCCAGCGCGATCTGCGCCCCGGCGACATTATTGAAGTCGCCGCTGGGGGCCGTCTGCCTGCTGATGGTCAGTTGCTGTCTCCTTTCGCCAGCTTTGATGAGAGCGCCTTAACCGGTGAGTCCGTACCGGTAGAACGTAATGTCGGTGAACGGGTGGCGGCGGGCGCAACCAGCGTCGATCGTCTGGTCCAGCTAACGGTTATCTCAGAGCCGGGCGATAGCGCCATCGACCGTATTCTTAAGCTCATTGAAGAAGCGGAGGAGCGCCGCGCGCCGATTGAGCGTTTTATCGATCGCTTTAGCCGTATTTATACTCCAGCGATTATGGTCGTCGCCCTGCTGGTCGCCATTGTGCCACCGCTGCTGTTTGCCGGTGCCTGGCTGCCGTGGATCTATAAAGGCTTAACGCTGCTGCTGATTGGCTGCCCTTGCGCGCTGGTCATCTCCACCCCGGCGGCGATTACCTCCGGGCTGGCGGTAGCGGCGCGTCGCGGCGCGCTGATTAAGGGCGGCGCGGCACTGGAGCAATTAGGCCGCGTACGCCAGGTGGCATTCGATAAAACAGGTACCCTGACTATTGGCCAGCCGCGCGTGACCGCCGTTATCGCCACTGCGGACATCGCCGAAAACGATCTGCTGGCGCTGGCAGCTTCCGTGGAACAAGGTTCCAGCCACCCGTTAGCCCAGGCCGTCGTGCGTGAGGCAGAACAACGCCAGCTCGTCATTCCAGCAGCGCACGCCCAGCGCGCGTTGGCCGGTTCCGGCATTGAGGCTCAAGTCAACGGTCGTCAGGTGCTGATTTGCGCCGCCAGCAAAAATAGCAACCCGCAGTATGAGGAACGTATTCAGCAACTGGAAAGCGCCGGGCAAACGGTGGTGCTGGTGATGCGCGATGAGGTATTGCTGGGGATTCTGGCGCTGCGCGATACGTTGCGCGACGATGCCCGTCAGGCGGTGGATGAACTCCATCAGTTAGGCATTCAGGGAATCATACTGACCGGTGATAACCCGCGCGCGGCGGCGGCCATCGCCAGTCAATTAGGGCTGGAGTTCCGCGCCGGGCTGCTGCCCGCGGATAAAGTGCAGGCGGTGATGGCGCTTAATGCACAAGCGCCGCTGGCGATGGTCGGCGACGGGATCAACGATGCTCCGGCAATGAAAGCAGCGACCATTGGTATCGCTATGGGTAGCGGCACCGACGTCGCCCTGGAGACCGCCGACGCAGCGTTAACCCATAACCGCTTAACCGGGCTGGCGCAGATGATTTCGCTGGCCCGCGCCACCCACGCCAATATTCGGCAGAACATCGCCATCGCGCTGGGTCTGAAGGGGATCTTCCTCGTCACCACCCTGCTCGGCCTGACCGGCCTGTGGCTGGCGGTGTTGGCGGATACCGGAGCGACGGTGCTGGTCACCGCCAACGCGTTGCGGTTGTTGCGTAAGAAGTAG
- a CDS encoding lysoplasmalogenase, giving the protein MLWSFIAVCFSAWLYVDASYRGPAWRRWVFKPVTLILLLLLAWQAPMFNAISYLVLAGLCASLVGDALTLLPRQRVMYAVGAFFLSHLLYTIWFASQLTLSFFWPLPLILLILGALLLAIIWTRLEEMRMPVFTFIGMTLVMVWLAGELWFARPTDTALSGFVGAAFLLLGNAVWLISHYRRRFRADNAISSAFYFAGHFLIVRALYL; this is encoded by the coding sequence ATGCTTTGGTCATTTATTGCTGTCTGTTTCTCCGCATGGCTTTACGTCGATGCATCTTATCGTGGACCCGCCTGGCGTCGTTGGGTGTTTAAGCCCGTCACATTGATCCTGCTTCTGTTACTGGCCTGGCAAGCGCCGATGTTCAACGCCATCAGCTATCTGGTGCTGGCCGGTCTTTGCGCCTCGCTGGTTGGTGATGCGCTCACATTGTTGCCTCGCCAGCGGGTAATGTACGCCGTGGGAGCTTTCTTTCTCTCGCATCTGCTCTACACCATTTGGTTTGCCAGTCAGCTAACGCTGTCGTTCTTCTGGCCACTGCCGCTAATATTGCTGATCCTTGGCGCTCTGCTATTGGCGATTATCTGGACCCGACTGGAAGAGATGCGAATGCCGGTGTTTACCTTTATCGGCATGACGCTGGTGATGGTCTGGCTGGCCGGTGAGCTGTGGTTCGCCCGCCCGACCGATACCGCGCTGTCCGGTTTCGTTGGTGCGGCATTCCTGTTGCTGGGTAACGCCGTCTGGCTTATCAGCCATTATCGCCGTCGTTTCCGTGCCGATAACGCCATCTCCTCCGCGTTTTACTTCGCCGGGCACTTCCTGATCGTCCGCGCACTTTATTTGTAA
- a CDS encoding lysophospholipid acyltransferase family protein, translating into MNGVLSQLNRLWRAAMAGLCFALFGIGGLLLSLVWFNLLLVTVRNKARRRRLARRSVSASFRLFLTVVKSVGVLDYHIEGGDILRQEHGCLVVANHPSLIDYVMLASVMPETDCLVKSALLKNPFLSGVIRAADYLVNDQADALLPASRERLQQGDTILIFPEGTRTLPGEKMTLQRGAANIAVRCSSDLRVVVIRCSEHMLGKQSKWYDAPQTKPIFTITVGERVQIDQFYNANVQEPALAARQLNRHLLLQLQSGTTPGTGINDASALS; encoded by the coding sequence ATGAACGGCGTCTTGTCACAGCTAAACCGTCTCTGGCGAGCGGCGATGGCCGGCCTTTGTTTCGCGCTGTTCGGGATTGGCGGGCTGCTGCTCTCTCTTGTCTGGTTCAACCTGCTGCTGGTGACGGTCCGCAACAAGGCCCGCCGCCGCCGCCTCGCGCGGCGCAGCGTTTCGGCAAGTTTCCGACTCTTTTTAACCGTAGTAAAATCCGTCGGCGTACTCGATTACCACATTGAAGGGGGCGATATTTTACGCCAGGAGCACGGTTGCCTGGTCGTCGCCAACCACCCCAGCCTGATCGATTACGTCATGCTGGCGTCCGTCATGCCCGAAACCGACTGCCTGGTGAAAAGCGCGCTGCTGAAAAATCCCTTCCTCAGCGGCGTAATTCGTGCCGCGGATTATCTGGTTAACGATCAAGCCGATGCCCTGCTGCCCGCCAGTCGTGAGCGTTTACAGCAAGGCGATACTATTTTGATTTTTCCCGAGGGAACGCGCACGCTTCCCGGCGAAAAAATGACGCTACAACGCGGCGCGGCTAATATCGCCGTGCGCTGTAGCAGCGATTTACGCGTAGTGGTTATCCGCTGCAGCGAGCACATGCTGGGCAAACAGAGCAAGTGGTATGACGCACCGCAAACCAAACCGATCTTTACCATTACGGTTGGCGAGCGGGTGCAAATCGACCAATTTTACAACGCAAATGTACAAGAACCGGCACTGGCGGCAAGGCAGTTGAACCGGCATCTTTTGCTTCAATTACAATCAGGTACTACGCCTGGCACAGGAATTAATGATGCAAGCGCTCTATCTTGA
- a CDS encoding acyl carrier protein has translation MTDQKAIYEEVSTLLVKLFEIDPQDIKPEARLYDDLELDSIDAVDMIVHLQKKTGKKIKPEEFKAVRTVQDVVDAVERLLKEA, from the coding sequence ATGACCGATCAAAAAGCCATTTACGAAGAAGTCTCCACGCTGTTGGTTAAGCTGTTTGAAATCGACCCGCAGGATATTAAGCCCGAGGCGCGCCTGTACGACGATCTGGAGCTGGACAGCATTGATGCTGTCGACATGATCGTCCATCTGCAAAAGAAAACCGGTAAGAAAATCAAGCCGGAAGAGTTCAAAGCCGTGCGTACCGTGCAGGATGTTGTCGACGCGGTAGAACGCCTGCTCAAAGAAGCCTGA
- a CDS encoding phosphopantetheine-binding protein, with amino-acid sequence MQALYLEIKNLIINTLNLDELSADDIDTEAALFGDGLGLDSIDALELGLAVKNQYGVVLSAESEEMRQHFFSVATLASFIHAQRA; translated from the coding sequence ATGCAAGCGCTCTATCTTGAAATTAAAAATTTGATTATCAACACATTGAACCTGGACGAACTGTCCGCTGACGATATCGACACTGAAGCAGCGCTGTTTGGCGATGGTCTGGGTCTGGACTCAATCGATGCTCTGGAGCTCGGTCTGGCAGTGAAAAACCAGTATGGCGTGGTGCTGTCGGCTGAGAGCGAAGAGATGCGCCAACACTTCTTTTCCGTCGCCACGCTGGCATCTTTCATTCACGCGCAACGTGCCTGA
- a CDS encoding beta-ketoacyl synthase chain length factor, with amino-acid sequence MTFSLNIVDWQAMAPGVNGSEQWLQWSRHLHAIDPAASPAKLSELPMMTARRLSSGSKLAVECGLAMLRRHHIDAVLYTSRHGELERNYRILHALATEQALSPTDFALSVHNSAVGNLTIAAKKPIVSSSLSAGRDTFQQGLYEVMGLLQAGYQRVLMVDFDGFLPEFYHPQLPSDMPTWPYATAWVIEAGSEWQCQTQRQSVPSEETALPQSLLFLRHYLQHTNAFTLPGERVQWLWSRA; translated from the coding sequence ATGACATTTTCATTAAACATAGTTGATTGGCAAGCCATGGCTCCTGGGGTCAATGGTAGCGAACAGTGGCTTCAGTGGTCTCGGCATTTGCACGCCATCGATCCAGCGGCCTCCCCAGCCAAGCTTAGCGAGCTGCCGATGATGACCGCCCGCCGACTCAGTTCCGGTAGCAAGCTGGCCGTAGAATGCGGACTGGCGATGCTGCGCCGTCATCATATCGACGCGGTGCTGTACACCAGCCGCCACGGCGAGCTGGAGCGCAATTACCGAATCCTCCACGCGCTGGCAACAGAGCAGGCGCTCTCGCCAACCGATTTCGCCTTATCGGTGCATAACTCCGCGGTGGGTAACCTGACGATTGCCGCAAAAAAACCGATAGTCTCGTCGTCGCTTTCTGCCGGACGGGATACCTTCCAGCAGGGCTTATATGAAGTGATGGGCCTTTTACAGGCGGGCTATCAGCGCGTACTAATGGTCGATTTCGATGGCTTTCTGCCCGAGTTTTATCACCCACAGCTGCCATCTGATATGCCAACCTGGCCCTATGCGACGGCATGGGTGATTGAAGCAGGCAGCGAATGGCAGTGTCAGACTCAGCGCCAAAGCGTGCCCAGCGAAGAGACCGCCCTGCCGCAAAGCCTGCTGTTTTTACGCCACTATTTACAACACACCAACGCCTTTACGCTCCCCGGCGAGCGCGTTCAGTGGCTATGGAGCCGCGCATGA
- a CDS encoding methyltransferase, translated as MYKKDSLSALDAITEAQRIAFAPMLFQTALCLRNSGILDYLDKQGKLGATLEAICTDCDVNEYAVSVLLDMGLSGRILTHKEGQYYLAKVGHFLLHDAMTRVNMDFTQDVCYQGLFFLENALQEGRPSGLKVFGDWPTIYPALSQLPQAARQSWFAFDHYYSDGAFNAALPYVFASQPATLYDVGGNTGKWALRCCQYDENIAVTLLDLPQQIALARENIENAGLSHRIDFHAVDMLSDERLPGEADIWWMSQFLDCFSPEQIVTMLSNVAHVMKPGARLCILELFWDAQKFEAASFSLNASSLYFTCMANGNSRFYSIEKFYRYLEMAGFKIEQRHDNLGVGHTLLICQKIK; from the coding sequence GTGTACAAAAAGGACTCTCTCAGCGCACTGGATGCCATTACCGAAGCGCAACGTATTGCTTTTGCCCCCATGCTCTTTCAAACCGCATTATGCCTACGCAATTCAGGCATCCTGGATTATCTCGATAAGCAAGGAAAACTCGGCGCAACGCTTGAAGCTATTTGCACGGATTGCGACGTCAATGAATATGCCGTCAGCGTATTGCTGGATATGGGATTAAGCGGACGCATCCTTACCCATAAAGAGGGGCAATATTATCTCGCTAAAGTAGGGCATTTCTTACTTCATGATGCAATGACCCGAGTAAATATGGATTTCACTCAGGACGTTTGCTATCAGGGATTGTTCTTTTTAGAAAATGCGTTGCAGGAAGGAAGGCCTTCCGGGCTAAAAGTTTTTGGCGACTGGCCAACCATTTATCCAGCATTATCGCAGCTCCCACAGGCGGCGCGTCAAAGCTGGTTCGCATTCGATCATTACTATTCTGACGGCGCTTTCAACGCCGCGCTGCCGTATGTATTCGCCAGTCAGCCTGCAACCCTGTACGATGTAGGCGGAAATACCGGAAAATGGGCGCTGCGCTGCTGCCAGTATGATGAAAATATCGCGGTAACGTTATTAGACTTGCCACAACAAATTGCGCTGGCTCGCGAAAATATAGAAAATGCGGGTCTGTCTCATCGCATTGATTTTCATGCCGTGGATATGCTGAGCGACGAGCGCCTGCCGGGAGAGGCTGATATCTGGTGGATGAGCCAATTTCTTGACTGCTTTTCGCCAGAACAAATTGTCACCATGCTCAGTAATGTGGCGCACGTGATGAAGCCAGGTGCAAGATTATGCATTCTGGAACTGTTCTGGGACGCGCAGAAATTTGAAGCGGCCTCATTTAGCCTGAATGCGTCTTCGCTCTATTTTACCTGTATGGCCAACGGAAATAGCCGTTTCTACAGCATAGAGAAGTTTTACCGCTATCTTGAAATGGCAGGATTCAAGATAGAACAACGCCACGATAATTTAGGCGTCGGGCATACCTTATTGATATGCCAGAAAATAAAATAA
- the tusA gene encoding sulfurtransferase TusA, with amino-acid sequence MSELFSSPDHTLDAQGLRCPEPVMMVRKTVRTMPVGETLLIVADDPATTRDIPGFCRFMEHELLAQETEALPYRYLIRKSH; translated from the coding sequence ATGAGCGAACTTTTCTCCAGCCCTGACCATACTCTTGATGCGCAGGGGCTTCGTTGCCCGGAACCGGTGATGATGGTGCGTAAGACCGTGCGTACGATGCCGGTGGGCGAGACGCTGCTGATTGTCGCCGACGATCCGGCAACCACCCGCGATATCCCCGGTTTTTGCCGCTTTATGGAACACGAGCTGCTGGCGCAGGAAACCGAGGCGCTGCCGTACCGTTATCTGATTCGTAAAAGCCACTGA
- a CDS encoding MFS transporter, translated as MPEAAAEPALNGLRLNLRIVSVVIFNFASYMTIGLPLAVLPGYVHDVMGFSAFWAGLVISLQYFATLLSRPHAGRYADLLGPKKIVVFGLCGCFLSGLCYLLAAFSDGWPIVSLSLLCLGRIILGIGQSFAGTGSTLWGVGVVGSLHIGRVISWNGIVTYGAMAMGAPLGVLCYSIIGLHGLAFTIMAVALVAVLCALPRAAVKAGKGKAMSFRAVLGRVWLYGMALALASAGFGVIATFITLFYDAKGWDGAAFALTLFSCAFVGTRLLFPNGINRLGGLNVAMICFVVEIIGLLLVGLAETTLMAKIGTFLAGAGFSLVFPALGVVAVKAVPQQNQGSALATYTVFMDLSLGITGPLAGLLMAWAGISSIYLAAAGLVAVALLLGWRLKKRPPVGEPEAAASGQ; from the coding sequence ATGCCTGAAGCCGCTGCCGAACCGGCACTCAATGGACTGCGTCTCAATCTGCGGATTGTCTCGGTGGTTATCTTTAATTTTGCCAGCTACATGACGATTGGGCTGCCGCTGGCGGTTTTGCCGGGTTATGTTCATGATGTAATGGGCTTTAGCGCCTTCTGGGCCGGGCTGGTGATTAGCCTTCAATACTTCGCTACGCTGCTTAGCCGTCCTCATGCCGGGCGCTATGCCGACCTGTTGGGGCCGAAAAAAATCGTCGTTTTTGGTCTGTGCGGCTGCTTTCTGAGCGGGTTGTGCTACCTGTTGGCGGCGTTCAGCGACGGCTGGCCCATTGTTAGCCTGTCGCTGCTGTGCCTTGGGCGCATTATTCTGGGAATCGGACAAAGCTTTGCAGGCACAGGTTCGACGCTATGGGGCGTCGGTGTTGTCGGCTCGCTGCATATCGGCAGAGTGATTTCGTGGAACGGTATCGTGACCTACGGCGCAATGGCGATGGGCGCACCGCTTGGCGTGCTTTGCTATTCCATTATCGGCCTGCACGGTCTGGCGTTCACTATTATGGCGGTGGCGCTGGTGGCGGTACTGTGCGCACTGCCGCGCGCAGCGGTGAAAGCGGGCAAGGGCAAAGCGATGTCGTTTCGCGCGGTGCTGGGGCGGGTCTGGCTCTACGGGATGGCGCTGGCCTTGGCTTCGGCCGGTTTTGGCGTTATCGCCACCTTTATCACCCTGTTTTATGACGCCAAAGGCTGGGATGGCGCGGCTTTCGCGTTAACGCTGTTTAGCTGCGCGTTTGTCGGCACTCGTCTGTTGTTCCCCAACGGAATCAACCGCCTTGGCGGGCTGAATGTGGCGATGATCTGCTTTGTGGTTGAGATTATTGGGCTGCTGCTGGTGGGACTGGCGGAGACGACGCTGATGGCGAAAATCGGGACTTTCCTGGCCGGGGCAGGTTTCTCATTGGTATTCCCGGCGCTTGGTGTGGTGGCGGTGAAGGCCGTGCCGCAGCAGAATCAGGGATCGGCGCTGGCAACCTATACGGTGTTTATGGATCTCTCATTGGGGATCACCGGTCCGCTTGCCGGATTATTGATGGCATGGGCGGGGATTTCTTCGATTTATCTGGCGGCGGCGGGGCTGGTGGCGGTAGCGTTGCTGTTGGGGTGGCGGTTAAAAAAACGGCCTCCGGTCGGTGAACCGGAGGCCGCAGCGTCAGGCCAGTAG